Below is a genomic region from Culicoides brevitarsis isolate CSIRO-B50_1 chromosome 2, AGI_CSIRO_Cbre_v1, whole genome shotgun sequence.
gtttttgacacagtttttttgctcttgatttagtttttaaaacaaaactatgtcaaaggaaaaaaattttttctgtttcaattttttggcagttttgagttataaaatgattaaaaatgataaattagagccctctgacaaatttttatccatttggagcaagatttgacaaaaattgctttgacacagtttttgacacagtttttttgctcttgatttagttttcaaaacaaaactatgtcaaaggaaaaaaattttttcagtttcaattttttggcagttttgagttagaaatgattaaaaatgataaattagagccctctgacaaatttttatccatttggagcaagatttgacaaaaattgctttgacacagtttttgacacagtttttttgctcttgatttagtttttaaaacaaaactatgtcaaaggaaaaaaatttttcagtttcaattttttggcagttttgagttataaaatgattaaaaatgataaattagagccctctgacaaatttttatccatttggagcaagatttgacaaaaattgctttgacacagtttttgacacagtttttttgctcttgatttagtttttaaaacaaaactatgtcaaaggaaaaaaattttttcagtttcaattttttggcagttttgagttataaaatgattaaaaatgataaattagagccctctgacaaatttttatccatttggagcaagatttgacaaaaattgctttgacacagtttttgacacagtttttttgctcttgatttagtttttaaaaaaaactatgtcaaagaaaaaaatttttttcagtttcaattttttggcagttttgagttataaaatgattaaaaatgataaattagagccctctgacaaatttttatccatttggagcaagatttgacaaaaattgctttgacacagtttttgacacagtttttttgctcttgatttagtttttaaaacaaaactatgtcaaaggaaaaaaattttttcagtttcaattttttggcagttttgagttagaaaatgattaaaaatgataaattagagccctctgacaaatttttatccatttggagcaagatttgacaaaaattgctttgacacagtttttgacatagtttttttgctcttgatttagttttcaaaacaaaactatgtcaaaggaaaaaaaaattttcagtttcaattttttggcagttttgagttataaaatgattaaaaatgataaattagagccctctgacaaatttcaatccatttggagcaagatttgataaaatagctttgacacagattttgacacagtttttgacacagttttttgctcttgatttagtttttaaaacaaaactatgtcaaaggaaaaaaattttttcagtttcaattttttggcagttttgagttataaaatgattaaaaatgataaattagagccctctgacaaatttttatccatttggagcaagatttgacaaaaattgctttgacacagtttttgacacagttttttgctcttgatatagtttttaaaacaaaactatgtcaaaggaaaaaaaaattttcagtttcaattttttggcagttttgagttataaaatgattaaaaatgataaattagagccctctgacaaatttttatccatttggagcaagatttgacaaaaattgctttgacacagtttttgacatagttttaatttttaaaattttatttaaaaaatttttaaattttagaaaaaaaaataaaatttcattaaaaaaaattaaattttcatgaaaaaattcgagtttttatgaaaataattcaattttttataaaaaaaaaaaataaaattttcattaaattcatctTCCAGAACAATGATCGTGTCAATCCTGATGATGTTCGGGCGAATAGGAGCTCTATTAGGCAACGTGATGTTCCCAAAATTGATGGAAACGGGATGTTTACCTCCATTTTTGATGGTTGGAGGAACAgcaattggtaaaaaattctcaaaaaaatatttttttaaaaaatttaatttttaaaaattattttcagtgtGTGGCGTTGTGTGTTTCTTACTTCCGCGAACCATTAAACAACCTTTGAAATAAGGCTTTGGTCGAAATTCACCCAAAAAGTGAACCCAAAAGGCTCTAACAGGTAATTTAGTGAAGCCTGAGATAAATTTCgcttaaaaaaagttgattttttgtataaaatctttataattgtaaataaatattcaaaaaaattccctaaaaaaattgtaattcacGTTTCGATCGTCGGGCTTTTCATCCAACTCTGCGCCGAAGCAACTTCTTTCGtcacaacaataaataattcctTATCGTTTTCCAAAAGTTGCTTCCTAATGAACTCCATGACGTCATTTTCGTTGCCCAAACTCTTCGGGACTTTTAATTTCGAGTCGAGATTCCAAAATTGCGCGCCAATTTTCTTGATTGCGAACCAATGACGTCTTCCGAGCAGCGGAACAGCCACAAATCCCAAATCGTATTTGTTCGGAATGTTCAGGATGAAGCCAATAATCTGTTCCGTGTCGATGCAGGCGGGATCTTTTCGCTTATCGAACCAAATTGCCTCGCAATTCTTCTTCCGTTGCACTGCCGACATGATAACGTTGATGTCGTAATTGCCCAAACCGAACATCGAGCGATGCGGATTCAGCCAATTTGTGTCGGGCGTGAGCTGTAAACAGATTTCGTCCAGAAATTCCtttgtaaaaactttttctacgggagaaatttgaaattgaaatgacGTGACGAAGCagaaattgaggaaaatttaCCTTGGAACGTGTTGTTGAGGGCATGCATGGCACACAATTCTCTCTGTTGGCGTTCATGGTACACGGAA
It encodes:
- the LOC134831973 gene encoding josephin-2, whose translation is MTNSNEQVSVYHERQQRELCAMHALNNTFQEKVFTKEFLDEICLQLTPDTNWLNPHRSMFGLGNYDINVIMSAVQRKKNCEAIWFDKRKDPACIDTEQIIGFILNIPNKYDLGFVAVPLLGRRHWFAIKKIGAQFWNLDSKLKVPKSLGNENDVMEFIRKQLLENDKELFIVVTKEVASAQSWMKSPTIET